A part of Corynebacterium mustelae genomic DNA contains:
- the pta gene encoding phosphate acetyltransferase: MTQTTRSVLLTAIGRRLNPAEVAEFANALGVNIRPLVHETPEIADVLKHASDDPVVYTGTGNLNFDARSAAALGVAMVIQAAEEATITELARIEAAELGAKIAAIVVGEQSLTTATEAARTTEAQQVMNADVFEHWLLNRAKQNQAHIVLPEGDDDRILTAADQLLRERICQLTILGDPATVLARGVELGLDLSNANIADPLNDARAEEFAQEFYELRKHKGMTLEEAKETMKDISYYATMMIHKGLADGMVSGAAHTTAHTIKPSFQIIKTVPGASVVSSIFIMVMRGKLWAFGDCAVNPNPTAEQLAEIAVISARTAAQFGIDPKVAILSYSTGTSGTGPDVDRATEAVRIAQEKDPALLVDGPLQFDAAMDPGVAAKKLPDSKVAGQANVFIFPDLEAGNIGYKTAQRTGHALAVGPILQGLNKPVNDLSRGATVPDIVNTVAITAIQATGGKA, encoded by the coding sequence GTGACCCAAACTACTCGCTCCGTGTTGCTCACCGCCATCGGCCGCCGTCTTAACCCAGCGGAAGTTGCCGAATTTGCTAACGCATTAGGCGTCAACATACGTCCACTGGTCCATGAAACACCGGAAATCGCCGATGTCCTGAAACACGCATCGGATGACCCCGTGGTCTATACCGGCACCGGAAATTTAAACTTTGACGCTCGATCCGCGGCAGCACTGGGCGTGGCCATGGTTATCCAAGCAGCTGAAGAAGCTACCATAACCGAACTCGCTCGGATCGAGGCGGCAGAGCTTGGAGCAAAAATTGCGGCCATTGTCGTCGGCGAACAATCGTTGACCACAGCAACGGAAGCGGCACGCACCACTGAAGCGCAACAGGTTATGAATGCTGATGTTTTCGAACACTGGCTATTAAACCGGGCTAAGCAAAATCAAGCACACATCGTCTTGCCAGAAGGCGACGATGACCGAATCTTAACCGCAGCTGACCAGCTTCTACGGGAACGCATTTGCCAGCTAACCATATTGGGCGACCCGGCAACCGTCTTGGCCCGTGGCGTGGAACTAGGCTTAGATCTATCAAATGCAAATATTGCGGACCCGCTTAACGACGCCCGCGCTGAGGAATTTGCCCAAGAATTCTATGAGCTTCGCAAACACAAAGGGATGACCCTCGAAGAAGCCAAAGAAACCATGAAGGACATCTCCTACTATGCAACCATGATGATCCATAAGGGCCTGGCCGATGGCATGGTATCCGGTGCTGCGCACACTACCGCACACACCATCAAACCCTCCTTCCAGATCATTAAAACCGTCCCCGGCGCCTCAGTCGTATCCTCCATATTCATTATGGTCATGCGCGGAAAACTGTGGGCATTCGGTGACTGCGCAGTCAACCCCAACCCCACCGCAGAACAACTTGCGGAAATTGCGGTCATCTCGGCTCGCACCGCAGCCCAATTCGGTATTGATCCTAAAGTAGCGATCCTCAGCTACTCCACCGGCACCTCCGGCACCGGCCCAGACGTAGACCGTGCGACAGAGGCCGTCCGGATCGCCCAAGAAAAAGACCCCGCTTTGCTTGTCGACGGCCCCCTGCAATTCGACGCAGCCATGGATCCCGGTGTAGCAGCCAAAAAGCTACCCGACTCCAAGGTAGCTGGCCAAGCAAATGTGTTTATCTTCCCGGACCTTGAAGCTGGAAACATCGGATACAAAACCGCGCAACGCACCGGCCATGCCCTCGCCGTTGGTCCCATCCTCCAAGGCCTTAATAAGCCAGTCAATGACCTATCCCGCGGCGCGACCGTCCCCGACATCGTTAACACCGTGGCAATCACCGCGATCCAGGCAACAGGAGGCAAAGCTTAA
- a CDS encoding FAD-dependent oxidoreductase: MSSTSLDSSRPLRVAVVGAGPAGIYASDLLMKSGTDVEIDLFERMPAPFGLIRYGVAPDHPRIKAIVNSLHAIMEKPQLRFLGNVAVGTDVTVEQLRQFYDAIVFSTGAVADRDLDIPGQDLAGSHGAAEFVGFYDGNPDFKRDWDLSAEKVAVIGVGNVALDVARILAKTGDELLVTEIPDNVYASLKNNKATEVHVFGRRGPAQAKFTPLELKELDHSPTIEVIVDPEDIDYDAASEQARRDSKSQDLVCQTLEQYAMRDPQGAPHKLFIHFFESPVEILGENGKVVGLKTERMQLDGSGGVTGTGTFTTWPVQSVYRAVGYRSDAVTGVPFDAESAVIPNDGGHVLDPDSRQPVPGLYATGWIKRGPVGLIGNTKSDAKETTEMLLADYAAGKLQAPAQPSKDAVLEFLNAQGITFTTWDGWHRLDNAERALGAPEGRERKKIVEWDEMVSHARHDA; the protein is encoded by the coding sequence ATGAGCTCAACCTCGTTAGATTCTTCCCGCCCATTACGCGTAGCGGTGGTCGGCGCGGGCCCGGCCGGTATTTATGCTTCTGATTTGTTGATGAAGTCTGGTACCGATGTCGAGATTGATTTGTTTGAGCGGATGCCGGCTCCGTTTGGGCTGATCCGTTATGGTGTTGCCCCGGATCATCCCCGTATTAAAGCGATTGTTAATTCCTTGCACGCGATTATGGAGAAACCGCAGCTGCGATTCTTGGGCAACGTTGCGGTGGGAACTGACGTAACGGTTGAGCAATTGCGCCAGTTCTATGATGCCATCGTGTTTTCTACCGGCGCAGTAGCGGACCGGGATTTGGATATTCCTGGGCAGGATTTGGCTGGTTCGCATGGTGCGGCGGAGTTTGTCGGTTTCTATGACGGCAATCCGGATTTTAAGCGGGATTGGGATTTGTCTGCTGAAAAGGTCGCGGTTATCGGGGTGGGGAACGTGGCGTTGGATGTGGCGCGCATTCTGGCCAAGACGGGTGATGAGTTATTGGTGACTGAGATTCCGGACAATGTGTATGCGTCGCTGAAGAATAATAAGGCCACCGAGGTGCACGTGTTTGGCCGCCGGGGCCCGGCCCAGGCGAAGTTCACGCCGTTGGAGCTGAAGGAATTGGATCACTCCCCTACCATTGAGGTGATCGTCGATCCGGAAGATATTGATTACGATGCTGCCAGCGAACAGGCACGGCGGGATTCAAAATCGCAGGATTTGGTGTGCCAGACGTTGGAGCAATATGCAATGCGGGATCCGCAGGGCGCGCCGCATAAGCTTTTCATTCATTTCTTCGAATCCCCAGTGGAAATTCTTGGCGAAAACGGCAAGGTTGTGGGGTTAAAAACCGAGCGTATGCAGTTGGACGGTTCCGGCGGCGTTACTGGTACCGGCACATTCACGACATGGCCGGTGCAGTCTGTGTATCGCGCGGTGGGTTACCGTTCGGACGCGGTGACAGGCGTGCCGTTTGATGCTGAGTCCGCGGTCATCCCGAACGATGGTGGACATGTGCTGGATCCGGATTCTAGGCAGCCGGTTCCTGGGTTATACGCAACGGGCTGGATTAAGCGCGGCCCGGTTGGGTTGATCGGCAATACCAAGTCGGATGCGAAGGAAACCACGGAGATGCTGTTGGCTGATTACGCTGCGGGTAAGCTCCAGGCTCCGGCGCAGCCGTCTAAGGATGCCGTGTTGGAATTCCTGAATGCGCAAGGTATCACGTTTACCACCTGGGATGGGTGGCATCGGCTGGATAATGCGGAACGCGCATTGGGCGCACCGGAAGGCCGGGAACGGAAGAAGATCGTGGAGTGGGATGAGATGGTTTCCCACGCTCGCCACGACGCCTAG